One Curtobacterium sp. BH-2-1-1 genomic region harbors:
- the rutA gene encoding pyrimidine utilization protein A, producing the protein MDIGVFIPIGSNGWLISTTSPQYKPSFDLNLEIVQKAESYGFDFALSMIKLRGFGGPSGFWDENLESFTLMAGLAARTERIRLFATTAVLTIPPAIAARMAATVDSISHGRFGLNLVAGWQKAEYDQMGLWPGDEVHFKRRYAYQTEYMQVMKELWEDGVSNFQGEYFQMDDCRMLPKPTSHIPIVSAGQSSQGMAFAAEYSDYNFSMGVGVNTPTAYAEQNEALLAAREKTGRDVGSYVLFMVIADETDEAAQEKWQRYSDGVDVEAIAWMTGQALTDTNGEDGNTAKRISLPEGAVNMNMGTLVGSYEHVAAMLDEAADVAGTKGIMLVFDDFLQGMDDFGTRIQPLMRTREGVVSSAPAVTPSAVTA; encoded by the coding sequence ATGGACATCGGAGTCTTCATCCCGATCGGCAGCAACGGCTGGCTCATCTCCACCACCTCGCCGCAGTACAAGCCCTCGTTCGACCTCAACCTCGAGATCGTGCAGAAGGCCGAGTCGTACGGCTTCGACTTCGCCCTGTCGATGATCAAGCTGCGCGGCTTCGGCGGCCCGAGCGGGTTCTGGGACGAGAACCTCGAGTCCTTCACCCTGATGGCCGGCCTCGCTGCCCGGACGGAGCGCATCCGCCTGTTCGCCACCACGGCCGTCCTCACGATCCCGCCGGCGATCGCCGCACGCATGGCCGCCACGGTCGACTCGATCTCGCACGGCCGCTTCGGGCTGAACCTCGTCGCCGGGTGGCAGAAGGCGGAGTACGACCAGATGGGGCTCTGGCCGGGCGACGAGGTGCACTTCAAGCGTCGGTATGCCTACCAGACCGAGTACATGCAGGTCATGAAGGAGCTGTGGGAGGACGGCGTCAGCAACTTCCAGGGCGAGTACTTCCAGATGGACGACTGCCGGATGCTGCCGAAGCCGACGTCGCACATCCCGATCGTCTCGGCCGGGCAGTCCTCGCAGGGCATGGCGTTCGCGGCGGAGTACTCGGACTACAACTTCTCGATGGGCGTCGGCGTGAACACCCCGACCGCGTACGCCGAGCAGAACGAGGCGCTCCTCGCCGCGCGGGAGAAGACCGGACGCGACGTCGGCTCCTACGTGCTGTTCATGGTCATCGCCGACGAGACCGACGAGGCCGCGCAGGAGAAGTGGCAGCGCTACAGCGACGGCGTGGACGTCGAGGCCATCGCCTGGATGACCGGGCAGGCGCTCACCGACACGAACGGCGAGGACGGCAACACGGCGAAGCGGATCTCGCTGCCGGAGGGTGCCGTGAACATGAACATGGGCACGCTCGTCGGCTCCTACGAGCACGTCGCGGCGATGCTCGACGAGGCCGCCGACGTCGCGGGCACGAAGGGCATCATGCTCGTGTTCGACGACTTCCTGCAGGGCATGGACGACTTCGGCACCCGCATCCAGCCGCTCATGCGCACCCGCGAGGGCGTCGTGTCGTCGGCGCCCGCCGTCACCCCGAGCGCGGTCACCGCATGA
- a CDS encoding sugar ABC transporter ATP-binding protein — MSATREARRSPAASAAVVEAGATTAPVLRISGLTKRFGGLTALDDVELEVRPGQVHALLGENGSGKSTLIKILSGTYAPDPGATIEVRGSRLPLPVPPGYFRRVGISFVHQDLALVPSLGVTENLRLATVVAGRGPFVRWGAEHRAAAELFARYGVDIDPRARIEELTDTQKALVAILRAVAELGDDRALIVLDEPTVFLPKEDADLLFRVVKDLVSDGRTSALLVSHDMSEVLEHADRVTVLRAGRVQAHRDTATTTADELVSLIVGRGLDGAAARSARPATTGDAVVTVRDLRAGVVDGLSFDVADGEVVGITGLAGSGVEDVLPGLYGARAATGTLTVRDATVDLGATSPATSIARGVVYVPADRKREGGALTLSVEQNVTLPVLGKLRGLLGLSPARERSYVEGLVRDWDVRPADPSALFGTLSGGNQQKAVLAKWMQDDPRLVLLQEPTQGIDVGARAAIFSMLRRTADQGVSIVCASTDYEQLAQMCDRVVVLAHGRVHDVLTGDRIDRDVIAAAVVASLVDPAPSSPDSSPVKETA; from the coding sequence GTGAGCGCCACCCGGGAGGCACGGCGCAGCCCCGCAGCGTCCGCTGCGGTCGTCGAGGCCGGTGCGACCACCGCGCCGGTCCTGCGGATCAGCGGGCTCACCAAGCGGTTCGGCGGACTGACCGCGCTCGACGACGTCGAACTCGAGGTCCGTCCGGGCCAGGTGCACGCGCTGCTCGGCGAGAACGGTTCCGGCAAGTCGACCCTCATCAAGATCCTGTCCGGCACCTACGCGCCGGACCCGGGAGCGACGATCGAGGTCCGCGGCTCCCGGCTCCCGCTGCCGGTGCCTCCCGGGTACTTCCGCCGCGTCGGCATCAGCTTCGTGCACCAGGACCTGGCCCTCGTGCCGTCGCTCGGGGTGACCGAGAACCTCCGGCTCGCCACCGTCGTCGCCGGCCGTGGTCCGTTCGTCCGCTGGGGCGCCGAGCACCGGGCGGCCGCGGAGCTCTTCGCCCGCTACGGCGTGGACATCGACCCGCGGGCCCGGATCGAGGAGCTGACCGACACGCAGAAGGCGCTCGTCGCGATCCTGCGGGCCGTCGCCGAACTGGGTGACGACCGGGCGCTCATCGTCCTCGACGAACCGACGGTGTTCCTGCCGAAGGAGGACGCGGACCTGCTCTTCCGCGTCGTCAAGGACCTCGTGTCCGACGGCCGCACGTCGGCCCTCCTCGTGTCGCACGACATGTCCGAGGTCCTCGAGCACGCCGACCGCGTCACGGTCCTCCGGGCCGGTCGGGTCCAGGCGCACCGGGACACCGCGACCACGACCGCGGACGAGCTCGTCTCGCTCATCGTCGGACGCGGGCTCGACGGCGCGGCCGCACGCAGTGCCCGCCCCGCCACCACGGGCGACGCGGTCGTGACGGTCCGGGACCTCCGGGCCGGTGTCGTCGACGGGCTCTCGTTCGACGTCGCGGACGGCGAGGTCGTCGGCATCACCGGGCTCGCCGGCTCGGGCGTCGAGGACGTGCTTCCAGGCCTGTACGGCGCCCGGGCGGCGACCGGGACCCTCACGGTCCGGGACGCCACGGTCGACCTCGGCGCCACCAGCCCGGCGACCTCGATCGCCCGCGGGGTCGTCTACGTCCCCGCCGACCGCAAGCGCGAGGGCGGTGCCCTGACCCTGTCCGTCGAGCAGAACGTGACCCTGCCCGTCCTCGGGAAGCTCCGCGGACTGCTCGGGCTCTCGCCGGCACGGGAGCGGTCGTACGTCGAGGGCCTCGTCCGCGACTGGGACGTCCGTCCCGCCGACCCCTCCGCGCTCTTCGGCACGCTCTCCGGCGGCAACCAGCAGAAGGCCGTCCTCGCGAAGTGGATGCAGGACGACCCACGGCTCGTGCTGCTCCAGGAGCCGACGCAGGGCATCGACGTCGGCGCTCGTGCGGCGATCTTCTCGATGCTCCGCCGGACCGCCGACCAGGGCGTCTCGATCGTCTGCGCCTCGACCGACTACGAGCAGCTCGCCCAGATGTGCGACCGGGTCGTGGTCCTCGCCCACGGCCGCGTCCACGACGTGCTCACCGGCGACCGGATCGACCGCGACGTCATCGCGGCGGCCGTCGTCGCCAGCCTCGTCGATCCCGCTCCCTCCTCCCCCGACTCCTCCCCCGTCAAGGAGACCGCCTGA
- a CDS encoding NADPH-dependent FMN reductase, giving the protein MITTVVAGNPKPASRTLDAATVVLERLTGRAPDHVVDVIDLGPGLLGWGDDAVSEAVRTVAASDLVVVASPTFKATYTGVLKLFLDQFATGDGLAGVVAVPLMLGAGPAHALAPEVFLKPVLVELGATVPAPALYLNDKQYSEPASTEVWLARWRDVVLGATASLQEGTRS; this is encoded by the coding sequence ATGATCACCACCGTCGTCGCCGGCAACCCCAAGCCGGCATCGCGGACGCTCGACGCGGCCACGGTCGTGCTCGAACGCCTCACCGGTCGGGCACCCGACCACGTCGTCGACGTGATCGACCTCGGCCCGGGTCTGCTCGGCTGGGGCGACGACGCGGTGTCGGAAGCGGTGCGCACCGTCGCCGCGTCCGACCTCGTCGTCGTCGCCTCGCCCACGTTCAAGGCGACCTACACCGGCGTCCTCAAGCTCTTCCTCGACCAGTTCGCCACCGGGGACGGCCTCGCCGGTGTCGTCGCCGTCCCGCTCATGCTCGGCGCCGGCCCCGCGCACGCCCTCGCCCCCGAGGTCTTCCTCAAGCCCGTGCTCGTCGAGCTCGGTGCGACCGTCCCGGCTCCGGCCCTGTACCTCAACGACAAGCAGTACTCCGAGCCCGCATCGACCGAGGTCTGGCTCGCCCGGTGGCGCGACGTCGTCCTCGGCGCGACCGCGAGCCTCCAGGAAGGAACCCGCTCATGA
- a CDS encoding TetR-like C-terminal domain-containing protein: MSTEAPVRGRPRNAAVDEAVYTACIAILAEGDPRAFTIRAVADAAGVGAATIYRRWSSRDVLLTETVIRLMEESIPTILDAPIDEGVLGLTRGWVHALVATPVGRALPLIVELASHEPRVAEAVAAWHLDRRVRVNAMLQRAMDAGDLRPDVDLGIAVDLLGGPTFYRRVFVSIDIQAPDYPVRLAREFLRWAGWTGDTTTVGVVS, translated from the coding sequence GTGAGCACCGAGGCCCCGGTCCGCGGACGGCCCCGCAACGCCGCGGTCGACGAGGCCGTGTACACGGCGTGCATCGCGATCCTCGCCGAGGGCGACCCCCGTGCCTTCACGATCCGGGCGGTCGCCGACGCCGCCGGGGTGGGGGCGGCGACGATCTACCGGCGCTGGTCCAGTCGCGACGTGCTCCTCACCGAGACCGTCATCCGCCTGATGGAGGAGTCGATCCCGACGATCCTCGACGCCCCGATCGACGAGGGCGTCCTCGGGCTCACCCGCGGCTGGGTGCACGCGCTCGTCGCGACCCCGGTCGGCCGGGCGCTGCCGCTCATCGTGGAGCTCGCCTCGCACGAGCCCCGGGTGGCCGAGGCGGTCGCCGCGTGGCACCTCGACCGACGGGTCCGGGTGAACGCGATGCTCCAGCGGGCGATGGACGCCGGCGACCTGCGGCCCGACGTCGACCTCGGGATCGCCGTCGACCTGCTCGGCGGTCCGACCTTCTACCGCCGGGTGTTCGTGTCCATCGACATCCAGGCACCCGACTACCCGGTGCGCCTCGCACGGGAGTTCCTCCGGTGGGCCGGGTGGACCGGCGACACCACGACCGTGGGGGTGGTCTCGTGA
- a CDS encoding isochorismatase family protein, with the protein MTDDHDDYVSAGYTGALEPGRRAALVVVDPVNAYVDPACGLYAGVEEPVERMRELTAAARAAGVHVAVTTMALSADGSNAGVFFRKVPALAAYLPGTSTGAFIEGLAPVDGDTLVPKQYPSAFFGTSLAADLVARGVDTLFIAGLSTSGCIRATATDAMQHGFVPIVVREAVGDRQPSVHEANLFDIQAKIGEVWGIDRVLALWSAA; encoded by the coding sequence ATGACCGACGACCACGACGACTACGTCTCGGCCGGCTACACCGGTGCGCTCGAACCGGGCCGACGGGCGGCGCTCGTCGTCGTCGACCCGGTGAACGCCTACGTCGACCCGGCGTGCGGGCTGTACGCCGGCGTCGAGGAACCCGTCGAGCGGATGCGCGAGCTCACGGCCGCGGCCCGGGCGGCCGGCGTGCACGTCGCCGTCACGACGATGGCGCTGTCGGCCGACGGCTCCAACGCGGGGGTGTTCTTCCGGAAGGTGCCGGCCCTCGCGGCGTACCTCCCCGGCACGTCCACCGGCGCGTTCATCGAGGGGCTCGCGCCGGTCGACGGGGACACCCTCGTGCCGAAGCAGTACCCGAGCGCGTTCTTCGGGACCTCGCTGGCCGCCGACCTCGTCGCACGAGGAGTCGACACGCTCTTCATCGCCGGACTCTCGACGAGCGGGTGCATCCGGGCCACCGCGACGGACGCCATGCAGCACGGCTTCGTGCCGATCGTCGTGCGCGAGGCCGTCGGCGACCGGCAGCCGAGCGTGCACGAGGCGAACCTGTTCGACATCCAGGCGAAGATCGGCGAGGTGTGGGGCATCGACCGGGTGCTCGCGCTCTGGAGCGCCGCGTGA
- a CDS encoding amidase yields the protein MTDVFAVVRGTIAPQLEQALHDSRANPLPAAPSSLPAEPGHSQALFTRLLAAAIDAAPTPAAPVAPGPASTVSTAATASDPAAASVTELLAAYRDGSTTPTAVVGALAPHWTSDDVWSDAVLRLVDGAEQAAVESTRRWAAGEARALEGVPFAVKDIIDVAGTVVTSGSLQTGDRVAPADATVVARLRAAGAIPVFTAATTEFACGGPHNARYGAVRNPWDPERWTGGSSTGSGSALAARIVPLALGSDTGGSIRVPSALCGTTGIKPTYGLVPRTGVASLSWTLDHVGPMARTAEDLALVLAVIAGGDGQDPTTHTAVPLVEAAPGRIAGMRIGVPRVWFTERVDRAVLDAHAAAVDRFAALGAEIVPIEFDDLEAIDAECWTVFYGELAANQEANAATADLFDAGTRARFDVAFTPTAADYLRSLRRRPLVQAAMVARMDEAGVDVVLTPGIGATAPRLDDLTMTVDGVPYNLHDVIPRNTRVFDYVGFPALMMPAGTAPDGLPVGVQLVARPWDDRLVLSAAAAFQEVTDHHHRVPPASATRGSTDQ from the coding sequence GTGACGGACGTGTTCGCCGTCGTGCGCGGGACGATCGCGCCCCAGCTGGAGCAGGCGCTGCACGACAGCCGTGCGAACCCGCTCCCGGCCGCCCCGTCGTCCCTGCCGGCGGAGCCCGGGCACAGCCAGGCGCTGTTCACCCGGCTCCTCGCGGCCGCGATCGACGCGGCACCGACGCCGGCAGCACCGGTCGCCCCCGGTCCGGCGTCCACGGTGTCCACCGCCGCGACGGCGTCCGACCCCGCAGCGGCGAGCGTCACCGAGCTGCTCGCGGCCTACCGCGACGGTTCCACCACCCCCACCGCCGTCGTCGGAGCCCTCGCCCCGCACTGGACGAGCGACGACGTGTGGTCCGACGCCGTCCTCCGCCTGGTCGACGGCGCCGAGCAGGCAGCGGTCGAGTCGACCCGGCGCTGGGCCGCGGGCGAGGCCCGTGCGCTCGAGGGCGTGCCGTTCGCGGTGAAGGACATCATCGACGTCGCCGGCACGGTCGTCACGAGCGGCTCGCTGCAGACCGGTGACCGCGTGGCCCCCGCCGACGCCACCGTGGTCGCCCGGCTCCGTGCGGCCGGGGCGATCCCGGTGTTCACGGCGGCGACGACCGAGTTCGCCTGCGGCGGCCCGCACAACGCCCGGTACGGCGCCGTGCGGAACCCGTGGGACCCCGAGCGCTGGACGGGCGGGTCGTCGACCGGCTCCGGTTCCGCCCTCGCCGCACGCATCGTCCCGCTCGCGCTCGGGTCGGACACCGGCGGATCGATCCGGGTGCCGTCGGCGCTGTGCGGGACGACCGGCATCAAGCCGACGTACGGCCTCGTCCCGCGCACGGGCGTCGCGAGCCTGTCGTGGACGCTCGACCACGTCGGACCGATGGCCCGCACCGCCGAGGACCTCGCGCTCGTGCTCGCCGTGATCGCCGGTGGCGACGGGCAGGACCCCACGACGCACACCGCGGTCCCGCTCGTCGAGGCGGCACCGGGACGGATCGCGGGGATGCGCATCGGCGTGCCCCGGGTCTGGTTCACCGAGCGGGTGGACCGTGCGGTGCTCGACGCGCACGCGGCCGCGGTCGACCGGTTCGCGGCACTCGGGGCCGAGATCGTGCCGATCGAGTTCGACGACCTCGAGGCGATCGACGCCGAGTGCTGGACCGTCTTCTACGGCGAACTCGCGGCCAACCAGGAGGCCAACGCCGCCACCGCCGACCTGTTCGACGCCGGCACCCGTGCGCGGTTCGACGTCGCGTTCACGCCGACGGCCGCGGACTACCTCCGGTCCCTCCGACGCCGTCCGCTCGTGCAGGCCGCGATGGTCGCACGGATGGACGAGGCCGGGGTCGACGTCGTCCTCACGCCGGGGATCGGTGCCACGGCGCCCCGACTCGACGACCTCACCATGACGGTCGACGGCGTGCCGTACAACCTGCACGACGTGATCCCCCGGAACACCCGGGTCTTCGACTACGTCGGCTTCCCGGCGCTCATGATGCCCGCCGGGACCGCGCCGGACGGTCTGCCGGTCGGCGTGCAGCTCGTCGCACGCCCGTGGGACGACCGACTCGTCCTGTCCGCCGCAGCCGCGTTCCAGGAGGTCACCGACCACCACCACCGGGTGCCGCCGGCATCCGCCACGAGAGGGTCGACCGATCAGTAA
- a CDS encoding MFS transporter, with protein MLCASSLSVVLVFISSSALLVALPDVSRDLDASALQSSWVLLSYMLTTTTLILVFGRIADLVGRRRLYIAGILVFLLASLACGAAPDAAVLLAARLVQGVGAAAIVTNTTALLTDVFPESILSLGLGLNATVAAVGQVIGPVVGGLVAESFGWRWIFLAGVPISLAGLVWSLRLIPRTARPRSGERLDVPGSVLSVAAVGLLVGAVSVGGSAGWAAVPVVAMASGAVLLGAVFVWTQRRVPHPLVDPAIFRDRATITLFSAAGLCALSSYALVLLASLSFQAVSGKDAVEAALWVLPTPIGTTVAAASAGVLARRVPARTLSTIGMLLIAVGAAVLAGSLADDGAYAVTAVGLGAVGVGTGVFMTPSTSALMTRVPEHRRGIANAIRSALQNAGFLFSTALGLAIATSGLSAAQQAAAYDGSLLGLPATDVQAFVDGVRTAALTFAGCAVVGALIVAFGPFGPPDRQAPLRPDTSGPVPEPGTSA; from the coding sequence GTGCTCTGCGCGTCGAGCCTGAGCGTCGTCCTCGTCTTCATCTCCTCGAGCGCCCTGCTCGTCGCGCTCCCCGACGTCAGCCGCGACCTCGACGCCTCCGCCTTGCAGTCGAGCTGGGTCCTGCTCAGCTACATGCTCACCACGACGACGCTCATCCTCGTCTTCGGCCGGATCGCGGACCTCGTCGGGCGTCGCCGTCTGTACATCGCCGGCATCCTCGTCTTCCTCCTCGCCTCGCTCGCGTGCGGTGCAGCACCGGACGCCGCCGTCCTGCTCGCCGCCCGACTCGTGCAGGGCGTCGGTGCCGCGGCCATCGTCACGAACACCACGGCGCTCCTCACCGACGTGTTCCCGGAGTCGATCCTGTCGCTCGGCCTCGGGCTGAACGCCACCGTCGCCGCCGTCGGACAGGTCATCGGTCCGGTCGTCGGCGGCCTCGTCGCGGAGTCGTTCGGCTGGCGGTGGATCTTCCTCGCCGGGGTCCCGATCTCGCTCGCGGGGCTCGTCTGGTCGCTGCGACTCATCCCCCGCACCGCCCGGCCGCGCTCCGGCGAACGCCTCGACGTCCCGGGCTCGGTGCTCTCCGTGGCCGCGGTCGGGTTGCTGGTCGGCGCCGTGTCGGTCGGCGGTTCCGCGGGCTGGGCCGCCGTCCCCGTCGTCGCGATGGCCTCCGGCGCGGTGCTGCTCGGAGCGGTGTTCGTGTGGACCCAGCGCCGGGTCCCGCACCCGCTCGTCGACCCGGCGATCTTCCGCGACCGGGCGACCATCACGCTCTTCTCGGCCGCCGGCCTCTGCGCGCTGTCGAGCTACGCCCTCGTGCTCCTGGCGTCGCTGTCGTTCCAGGCCGTCTCGGGCAAGGACGCCGTCGAGGCCGCGCTCTGGGTGCTCCCCACCCCGATCGGCACGACCGTGGCCGCGGCGAGCGCCGGGGTCCTCGCCCGCCGGGTGCCCGCGCGCACGCTCTCCACCATCGGCATGCTGCTCATCGCGGTCGGGGCGGCGGTGCTCGCGGGGTCGCTCGCCGACGACGGTGCCTACGCCGTGACGGCCGTCGGACTCGGTGCCGTCGGGGTCGGCACCGGGGTGTTCATGACGCCGAGCACCTCGGCCCTGATGACCCGTGTCCCGGAGCACCGTCGGGGCATCGCGAACGCCATCCGGTCGGCGCTGCAGAACGCGGGCTTCCTGTTCTCCACGGCGCTCGGTCTGGCGATCGCCACGAGCGGGCTCTCCGCCGCGCAGCAGGCCGCGGCGTACGACGGCAGCTTGCTCGGCCTGCCGGCGACCGACGTCCAGGCCTTCGTCGACGGCGTGCGCACCGCCGCGCTCACGTTCGCCGGGTGTGCGGTCGTCGGCGCGCTCATCGTCGCGTTCGGTCCGTTCGGCCCCCCGGACCGCCAGGCACCGCTCCGACCGGACACGTCCGGCCCGGTGCCCGAGCCGGGAACGAGCGCATGA
- a CDS encoding sugar ABC transporter substrate-binding protein, which translates to MSSPAPTRTRLARPALLAAALSGVLFLSACSATSTASTDSSDDSAGVEHATSQITAASVDPEFTFEGKPFDMSKIAGKTIFNIPNSSAVPFIVSVDEAGQQLAEEYGAKWIEYTNQGTPTEQSAGIDQAISRKADIIVLAQGVNGELIVPALKRAKAAGIPVLISHTYQTGEALPDQLQDLVAAQVTAPFHEAAKLNADWAIKETKGAGDVLIITSSEVPPSDGIVKAMQEEFDEYCSGCKVKVTNVPVADWATKISSTVQSAIQSDPNLDYVLPVYDSMALFVEAGVTAAGKTGQVFTSSYNGTPAVMKILQEGNVMTMDIGENMEWLAYATLDQAGRVLTDTPIIEDGDEQTPLKVFTKDNVDEAGTPPAPSKGYGDAYKTGYEEIWGPAK; encoded by the coding sequence ATGTCGTCCCCCGCACCCACCCGAACGCGGCTCGCACGTCCCGCGCTCCTGGCCGCCGCACTCAGCGGTGTGCTGTTCCTGTCCGCCTGCTCCGCCACCTCGACGGCCTCGACCGACTCGTCCGACGACTCCGCCGGGGTCGAGCACGCCACCAGCCAGATCACGGCGGCGAGCGTCGACCCGGAGTTCACCTTCGAGGGCAAGCCGTTCGACATGTCGAAGATCGCGGGCAAGACGATCTTCAACATCCCGAACTCGTCCGCCGTGCCGTTCATCGTGTCCGTCGACGAGGCGGGGCAGCAGCTCGCCGAGGAGTACGGCGCGAAGTGGATCGAGTACACGAACCAGGGCACGCCGACCGAGCAGTCCGCCGGCATCGACCAGGCGATCAGCCGGAAGGCCGACATCATCGTCCTCGCGCAGGGCGTCAACGGCGAGCTCATCGTCCCGGCGCTCAAGCGTGCGAAGGCCGCCGGCATCCCGGTGCTCATCAGCCACACGTACCAGACGGGGGAGGCGCTCCCCGACCAGCTGCAGGACCTCGTCGCCGCCCAGGTGACCGCGCCCTTCCACGAGGCCGCGAAGCTCAACGCCGACTGGGCCATCAAGGAGACGAAGGGCGCGGGTGACGTGCTCATCATCACCTCGTCCGAGGTCCCGCCGTCGGACGGCATCGTCAAGGCCATGCAGGAGGAGTTCGACGAGTACTGCTCGGGCTGCAAGGTGAAGGTGACGAACGTGCCGGTCGCCGACTGGGCGACGAAGATCTCGTCGACCGTCCAGTCCGCGATCCAGTCCGACCCGAACCTCGACTACGTCCTGCCCGTGTACGACTCGATGGCCCTCTTCGTCGAGGCCGGGGTGACGGCGGCCGGCAAGACCGGCCAGGTCTTCACGTCCTCGTACAACGGGACGCCCGCGGTGATGAAGATCCTGCAGGAGGGCAACGTCATGACGATGGACATCGGCGAGAACATGGAGTGGCTCGCCTACGCCACGCTCGACCAGGCCGGTCGCGTCCTGACCGACACCCCGATCATCGAGGACGGCGACGAGCAGACCCCGCTCAAGGTGTTCACGAAGGACAACGTCGACGAGGCGGGTACCCCGCCCGCGCCGAGCAAGGGCTACGGCGACGCGTACAAGACCGGGTACGAGGAGATCTGGGGTCCGGCGAAGTGA
- a CDS encoding ABC transporter permease, with translation MSTTAEPALETSIVRPTRPRFSWGHTERYALLGAWLVIVIAFSIALPDTYPTLGNLQNILGSQSVLLILALGFLFPLTAGEFDLSGASTMSLSAMTIAVLNAKMDIPLLPAILVGLAIGVVVGLVNGLLTVAFRIDSFIVTLGTSTFMIGIIQWMSASSSVTGIDPALVQATVGWRGLAGLPLAFVYGLIATVVVLIVLSATPVGRRLLFVGTGRTVAELSGLNVRRLRVGAFVGAGLTAAVAGVVYAGTLGGADPSSGQSFLLPAFAACYLGATAIIPGRFNAIGTFIAVYFLFSGVVGLQMLGADNFVQQLFYGGALIVAVAVSQTIRRHSVASAAKAAAKQS, from the coding sequence ATGTCCACCACCGCCGAACCCGCCCTCGAGACGTCGATCGTCCGCCCCACCCGCCCGCGCTTCTCGTGGGGGCACACCGAGCGCTACGCACTGCTCGGCGCCTGGCTCGTCATCGTGATCGCGTTCAGCATCGCGCTCCCCGACACCTACCCGACCCTGGGGAACCTGCAGAACATCCTCGGGTCCCAGTCCGTACTGCTCATCCTGGCGCTCGGCTTCCTGTTCCCCCTGACCGCGGGTGAGTTCGACCTGTCCGGCGCCTCGACGATGTCGCTCTCCGCCATGACGATCGCCGTCCTCAACGCCAAGATGGACATCCCGCTGCTGCCGGCGATCCTGGTCGGCCTGGCGATCGGCGTGGTCGTCGGCCTGGTGAACGGCCTGCTCACGGTCGCGTTCCGGATCGACTCGTTCATCGTGACGCTCGGCACCTCGACGTTCATGATCGGGATCATCCAGTGGATGAGCGCGTCCTCGTCGGTGACCGGCATCGACCCGGCGCTCGTCCAGGCGACCGTCGGGTGGCGCGGGCTCGCCGGGCTGCCCCTGGCGTTCGTCTACGGCCTGATCGCCACCGTGGTCGTCCTCATCGTCCTGAGCGCCACCCCGGTCGGTCGACGGCTCCTGTTCGTGGGCACCGGTCGCACCGTCGCCGAGCTCTCCGGCCTGAACGTCCGCCGGCTCCGCGTCGGAGCGTTCGTCGGCGCGGGCCTCACCGCCGCGGTGGCCGGGGTCGTCTACGCCGGCACGCTCGGCGGGGCGGACCCCTCGAGCGGGCAGTCGTTCCTGCTCCCCGCGTTCGCCGCCTGCTACCTCGGGGCCACCGCGATCATCCCCGGGCGCTTCAACGCCATCGGCACCTTCATCGCCGTCTACTTCCTGTTCTCCGGCGTCGTCGGGCTCCAGATGCTCGGCGCCGACAACTTCGTCCAGCAGCTCTTCTACGGCGGTGCGCTCATCGTCGCCGTCGCGGTCTCCCAGACGATCCGACGGCACTCCGTCGCGAGCGCCGCCAAGGCCGCCGCCAAGCAGTCCTGA
- a CDS encoding carbon-nitrogen hydrolase family protein has protein sequence MTAGSTAPTLEVAVVQAGQIPADGDAALDGLIALFEQAAEGADLVVFPELTTTPYFCGVRNDSRKAWAQPVPGPATARFAEAARRLGTAVVFGLYEDAGDAQYNSAVLIDADGSLVHGTDVHGDRVPAYRKTSIPTNAISDVDEKHYFAPGSGPVVLDALGTRFGMLICYDRSFPEYWLASRAAGAEVMLVLVSSMGFRETLFTQELQVRALETQTWVVAPNRGGEETVDGKTVSYFGRSSVVSPRGELVVSAPAHEAGPIVRATLDVAEVAAVREDFPLGRDRQPGVFRYLADAHAAAVPA, from the coding sequence ATGACGGCCGGCAGCACGGCGCCGACCCTCGAGGTTGCGGTCGTCCAGGCCGGGCAGATCCCCGCCGACGGCGACGCCGCGCTCGACGGCCTCATCGCGCTGTTCGAGCAGGCCGCCGAGGGCGCCGACCTCGTCGTCTTCCCCGAGCTCACCACGACACCCTACTTCTGCGGCGTCCGGAACGACAGCCGCAAGGCTTGGGCGCAGCCCGTCCCCGGTCCGGCGACGGCACGGTTCGCCGAGGCCGCGCGGCGACTCGGCACGGCGGTCGTCTTCGGCCTCTACGAGGACGCCGGCGACGCGCAGTACAACAGCGCGGTGCTCATCGACGCCGACGGCTCCCTCGTCCACGGCACCGACGTGCACGGCGACCGCGTGCCGGCGTACCGGAAGACGTCGATCCCGACGAACGCGATCTCCGACGTCGACGAGAAGCACTACTTCGCGCCGGGGTCGGGGCCGGTCGTGTTGGACGCGCTCGGCACCCGGTTCGGCATGCTCATCTGCTACGACCGGAGCTTCCCCGAGTACTGGCTCGCATCGCGTGCGGCCGGCGCCGAGGTGATGCTCGTGCTCGTCTCCTCGATGGGGTTCCGCGAGACGCTCTTCACGCAGGAGCTGCAGGTGCGCGCCCTCGAGACGCAGACCTGGGTCGTCGCCCCGAACCGCGGCGGCGAGGAGACCGTGGACGGCAAGACCGTGAGCTACTTCGGCCGCTCGTCGGTCGTGTCGCCCCGCGGCGAGCTCGTGGTCTCCGCCCCGGCGCACGAGGCCGGACCCATCGTCCGGGCGACGCTCGACGTCGCCGAGGTGGCCGCGGTGCGGGAGGACTTCCCGCTCGGGCGCGACCGGCAGCCCGGGGTGTTCCGGTACCTCGCGGACGCCCACGCCGCGGCGGTGCCGGCGTGA